A region of Geobacillus sp. 46C-IIa DNA encodes the following proteins:
- the carB gene encoding carbamoyl-phosphate synthase large subunit: MPKRRDIETILVIGSGPIVIGQAAEFDYAGTQACLALKEEGYKVILVNSNPATIMTDTEIADKVYMEPLTLEFVARIIRKERPDAILPTLGGQTGLNLAVELAKAGMLAECGVEILGTKLEAIEKAEDREQFRALMNELGEPVPESAIIHSLEEAYAFVEQIGYPVIVRPAFTLGGTGGGICTNEQELIDIVSTGLKLSPVHQCLLERSIAGYKEIEYEVMRDANDNAIVVCNMENIDPVGIHTGDSVVVAPSQTLSDREYQLLRNASLKIIRALGIEGGCNVQLALDPDSFRYYVIEVNPRVSRSSALASKATGYPIAKLAAKIAVGLTLDEMINPVTGKTYACFEPALDYVVTKIPRFPFDKFESANRRLGTQMKATGEVMAIGRTFEESLLKAVRSLEIGVHHLALKEADTAADDVIEKRIRKAGDERLFYIAEALRRGVTVDTVHEWSQIDRFFLHKIQNIIEMETTLKNRPGDLDVLRKAKALGFSDAAVAALWNKTERDIYALRRQEGIVPVYKMVDTCAAEFTSETPYYYSTYEEENESVVTETPSVIVLGSGPIRIGQGIEFDYATVHCVWAIKQAGYEAIIINNNPETVSTDFSTSDKLYFEPLTAEDVMHVIDLEKPVGVIVQFGGQTAINLAAELEARGVRLLGTTLEDLDRAEDRDKFEQALSELGIPKPAGKTAVSVEEAVAIAEEIGYPVLVRPSYVLGGRAMEIVYNREELLHYMEHAVRVNPQHPVLVDRYITGKEVEVDAISDGETVVIPGIMEHIERAGVHSGDSIAVYPPQTLSVEVIDKIADYTIRLARGLHIVGLLNIQFVVSGSAVYVLEVNPRSSRTVPFLSKITGVPMANLATKAILGAKLAEMGYETGVCPVRPGVYVKVPVFSFAKLRNVDISLGPEMKSTGEVIGKDVTFEKALYKGLVASGIHIQPHGAVLLTVADKDKEEAVELARRFADIGYQLLATNGTAETLKAAGIPVTVVNKIHSASPNILDVIRQGKAQVVINTLTKGKQPESDGFRIRREAVENGIPCLTSLDTARAMLQVLESMTFSTMAMTEGLVRS, translated from the coding sequence ATGCCTAAACGCCGCGACATCGAAACGATTTTGGTCATCGGCTCCGGCCCGATCGTCATCGGCCAGGCAGCCGAGTTTGACTACGCCGGGACGCAAGCGTGCCTCGCCTTGAAAGAAGAAGGCTATAAAGTCATTCTCGTCAACTCGAACCCGGCGACGATCATGACCGATACGGAAATCGCCGATAAAGTGTATATGGAGCCGCTGACGCTTGAGTTTGTCGCCCGCATCATCCGCAAAGAGCGGCCGGATGCGATTTTGCCGACGCTCGGCGGCCAAACGGGCCTCAACTTGGCGGTTGAGCTCGCCAAGGCCGGCATGCTTGCGGAGTGCGGCGTCGAAATTCTCGGCACGAAACTCGAGGCGATCGAAAAGGCGGAAGACCGCGAACAGTTCCGCGCCCTCATGAACGAGCTTGGCGAACCGGTGCCGGAGAGCGCCATTATTCACAGCCTGGAAGAGGCGTATGCGTTTGTCGAACAGATCGGCTATCCGGTCATCGTCCGCCCAGCGTTTACGCTCGGCGGCACGGGTGGCGGCATTTGCACGAACGAACAAGAGCTGATCGACATCGTTTCGACCGGCTTGAAGCTGAGCCCGGTGCATCAATGCTTGCTTGAGCGGAGCATCGCCGGCTACAAAGAAATCGAGTATGAAGTGATGCGCGATGCCAACGACAACGCGATCGTCGTCTGCAACATGGAAAACATCGACCCGGTCGGCATCCATACGGGTGACTCGGTCGTCGTCGCGCCCAGCCAGACGTTAAGCGACCGCGAATACCAGCTGCTGCGCAACGCGTCCTTGAAAATCATCCGCGCCCTTGGCATCGAAGGCGGCTGCAACGTCCAGCTGGCGCTCGACCCGGACAGCTTCCGCTATTACGTCATCGAAGTGAATCCGCGCGTCAGCCGCTCGTCGGCGCTCGCCTCAAAAGCGACCGGTTACCCGATCGCGAAACTGGCGGCGAAAATCGCTGTCGGGCTGACGCTGGATGAGATGATCAACCCGGTCACCGGGAAAACGTACGCCTGCTTTGAGCCGGCGCTTGATTATGTCGTGACGAAAATTCCGCGCTTCCCGTTTGACAAATTCGAATCGGCGAACCGCCGCCTTGGCACGCAAATGAAAGCGACCGGCGAAGTGATGGCGATCGGCCGGACGTTTGAAGAATCGCTGTTAAAAGCAGTCCGTTCGCTCGAGATCGGCGTCCACCATCTCGCATTAAAAGAGGCGGACACCGCCGCCGACGACGTGATCGAAAAACGGATCCGCAAGGCGGGTGATGAGCGGCTCTTTTACATCGCCGAAGCGCTCCGCCGCGGGGTGACGGTCGACACCGTGCATGAATGGAGCCAAATCGACCGCTTTTTCTTGCATAAAATTCAAAACATCATTGAGATGGAAACGACCTTGAAAAACCGCCCGGGCGACCTTGACGTGTTGAGGAAGGCGAAAGCGCTCGGCTTCTCGGACGCCGCGGTGGCGGCATTATGGAACAAAACGGAGCGCGACATTTACGCGCTGCGCCGCCAGGAAGGCATCGTGCCGGTGTACAAAATGGTCGATACGTGCGCGGCCGAGTTCACGTCGGAAACGCCGTATTACTACAGCACGTATGAGGAAGAAAACGAATCAGTCGTGACGGAAACACCGAGCGTCATCGTGCTCGGTTCAGGCCCGATCCGCATCGGCCAAGGGATCGAATTTGACTACGCAACCGTCCATTGCGTCTGGGCCATTAAACAAGCCGGCTATGAGGCGATCATCATTAACAACAATCCGGAGACAGTCTCGACCGACTTCAGCACGTCGGACAAACTGTACTTCGAGCCGCTGACGGCCGAAGACGTGATGCATGTCATCGACCTTGAGAAGCCGGTCGGCGTCATCGTTCAGTTTGGCGGCCAGACGGCGATCAACTTGGCGGCCGAACTCGAAGCCCGCGGCGTCCGCTTGCTCGGGACGACGCTTGAGGATTTGGACCGCGCCGAAGACCGCGACAAATTTGAACAGGCGCTTTCCGAACTCGGCATCCCGAAACCGGCCGGCAAAACGGCCGTTTCGGTCGAAGAGGCGGTCGCTATCGCCGAAGAGATCGGCTATCCGGTGCTCGTCCGCCCATCGTACGTGCTCGGCGGCCGGGCGATGGAGATTGTGTACAATCGTGAGGAGCTGCTCCATTACATGGAGCATGCCGTGCGCGTCAACCCGCAGCACCCGGTGCTCGTCGACCGCTACATCACCGGCAAGGAAGTCGAAGTCGACGCCATTTCCGACGGCGAGACGGTCGTGATCCCCGGCATTATGGAGCATATCGAACGGGCCGGCGTCCATTCCGGCGACTCGATCGCCGTCTACCCGCCGCAAACGTTAAGTGTCGAAGTGATCGATAAGATCGCCGATTACACGATCCGGTTGGCGCGCGGGCTCCATATTGTCGGGCTGCTGAACATCCAGTTCGTCGTCTCGGGAAGCGCCGTCTACGTGTTGGAAGTGAACCCGCGTTCAAGCCGCACCGTGCCGTTTTTAAGCAAAATCACCGGCGTGCCGATGGCGAATCTGGCCACGAAAGCTATTTTAGGGGCGAAGCTTGCTGAGATGGGCTATGAGACCGGCGTTTGTCCGGTGCGTCCTGGCGTGTACGTGAAAGTGCCGGTGTTCTCGTTTGCCAAACTGCGCAACGTCGACATTTCGCTTGGGCCGGAAATGAAGTCGACCGGCGAAGTGATCGGCAAGGATGTAACGTTTGAAAAAGCGCTCTATAAAGGGCTTGTTGCCTCAGGCATCCACATTCAGCCGCACGGGGCGGTGCTGTTGACGGTCGCGGACAAAGACAAAGAAGAAGCGGTCGAGCTGGCCCGCCGCTTTGCCGACATCGGCTACCAGCTGCTGGCGACGAACGGCACGGCGGAAACGTTGAAAGCGGCCGGTATCCCGGTGACGGTCGTCAATAAAATCCATTCGGCGTCGCCGAACATTTTGGATGTCATTCGCCAAGGGAAGGCGCAAGTCGTCATCAACACGCTGACGAAAGGGAAACAGCCGGAAAGCGACGGCTTCCGCATTCGCCGCGAAGCGGTCGAAAACGGCATTCCGTGCTTGACATCGCTCGATACGGCGCGAGCGATGCTGCAAGTGCTCGAATCGATGACGTTCTCGACAATGGCGATGACGGAAGGGCTGGTGCGGTCATGA
- a CDS encoding solute carrier family 23 protein, whose translation MNKPILDIQDRPTAGQWVTLSLQHLFAMFGATILVPYLVGLDPSIALLTSGLGTLAFLLITKWQVPAYLGSSFAYIAPIIAAKTAGGPGAAMIGSFLAGLVYGIVALIIKKAGYRWVMKLLPPVVVGPVIIVIGLGLAGTAVGMAMNGPDGNYSLLHFSVALVTLAATIICSVLARGILSLIPVLVGIIVGYVYALAVGLVDLSNVADAKWIQMPDFLLPFADYTVRITAEIVMLMVPVAIVTLSEHIGHQLVLSKVVGRDLIQKPGLHRSILGDGTATMISALLGGPPKTTYGENIGVLAITRVYSVYVLAGAAVIAIVFGFVGKVTALISSIPTPVMGGVSILLFGIIASSGLRMLVDSRVDFGETRNLVIASVILVIGIGGAVLKISESFQITGMALSAIVGVLLNLVLPGRPQAAENLFEEEKSSDHVA comes from the coding sequence GTGAACAAACCGATATTGGATATTCAAGACCGCCCGACGGCCGGGCAATGGGTGACGTTAAGCTTGCAGCATTTGTTCGCCATGTTCGGGGCAACGATTTTGGTGCCGTATTTGGTCGGCTTAGATCCGTCAATCGCCTTGCTCACGAGCGGGCTTGGGACGCTCGCGTTTTTGCTCATCACGAAATGGCAAGTGCCAGCGTACCTCGGCTCATCGTTCGCCTACATCGCGCCCATCATCGCGGCGAAAACGGCCGGCGGCCCGGGGGCGGCCATGATCGGCAGCTTCCTTGCAGGGCTTGTATACGGCATTGTTGCTCTCATCATTAAAAAAGCGGGTTATCGCTGGGTGATGAAACTGTTGCCGCCCGTTGTCGTCGGTCCGGTCATCATCGTCATCGGTCTCGGCTTAGCGGGCACGGCGGTCGGGATGGCGATGAACGGCCCGGACGGCAACTACAGTCTGCTCCACTTTTCCGTTGCGTTGGTGACGCTCGCCGCCACGATCATTTGCTCGGTGCTGGCGCGCGGCATATTGAGCTTAATTCCGGTGCTTGTCGGCATCATCGTCGGTTACGTCTATGCCCTTGCGGTTGGACTCGTCGACTTATCGAACGTAGCGGACGCAAAGTGGATACAAATGCCGGATTTCCTTCTCCCGTTTGCTGACTATACGGTGCGCATCACCGCGGAGATTGTGATGCTCATGGTGCCGGTCGCCATCGTCACCTTGTCGGAACATATCGGCCACCAGCTCGTCTTAAGCAAAGTCGTCGGTCGCGACCTCATCCAAAAGCCGGGGTTGCACCGCTCGATTTTAGGTGACGGAACGGCGACGATGATTTCCGCGTTGCTCGGCGGGCCGCCGAAAACGACGTACGGGGAAAACATCGGCGTGCTCGCGATCACGCGTGTCTACAGCGTCTACGTGCTCGCCGGCGCCGCGGTGATCGCCATCGTGTTCGGCTTTGTCGGCAAAGTGACGGCGCTGATCAGCTCCATTCCGACACCGGTCATGGGCGGCGTCTCGATCTTGCTGTTCGGCATTATCGCCTCGTCCGGCTTGCGCATGTTGGTCGACAGCCGCGTTGATTTCGGCGAGACGCGCAACTTAGTCATCGCCTCGGTCATTTTGGTGATCGGCATCGGCGGAGCGGTGCTCAAAATCAGCGAGAGTTTCCAAATCACGGGAATGGCGCTCTCAGCGATTGTCGGCGTCCTGCTCAATTTAGTGCTGCCAGGGCGGCCGCAAGCAGCGGAAAACTTATTTGAAGAAGAAAAAAGCAGCGACCACGTCGCCTAA
- the lspA gene encoding signal peptidase II, with the protein MRRTGGLGTVVYYWIAAAVIILDQWTKWLVVRYMRLGESIPIIDNVLYITSHRNRGAAWGMLQGQFWLFYLVTVIVVAGIIIYIRRLQPSERLAGVGLGLMLGGAIGNFIDRVFRKEVVDFIHTYIGTYSFPVFNIADSALTVGVVLLFIHMFFFATPEKGNE; encoded by the coding sequence ATGAGAAGGACAGGGGGACTTGGCACGGTGGTATACTATTGGATTGCGGCGGCGGTCATCATCCTCGATCAATGGACGAAATGGCTTGTCGTCCGCTATATGCGGCTTGGGGAAAGCATCCCGATCATCGACAACGTGCTCTACATTACGTCGCATCGCAATCGCGGGGCGGCGTGGGGCATGCTGCAAGGGCAGTTTTGGTTGTTTTATTTAGTGACAGTCATCGTTGTGGCAGGAATCATTATCTACATCCGCCGCTTGCAGCCTTCGGAACGATTGGCCGGCGTGGGGCTTGGCCTGATGCTTGGCGGGGCGATCGGCAATTTTATCGACCGCGTATTCCGGAAAGAAGTGGTCGACTTTATTCATACGTACATCGGCACGTACAGTTTTCCGGTGTTCAATATCGCCGACTCGGCGCTGACGGTTGGCGTTGTGCTGTTGTTTATCCATATGTTTTTTTTCGCGACACCAGAGAAAGGGAATGAGTAG
- a CDS encoding carbamoyl phosphate synthase small subunit: MKRQLVLEDGSFFVGEAFGSLKDTTGEVVFNTGMTGYQEILTDPSYCGQIVTMTYPLIGNYGINRDDFEAIRPYVHGFIVKEACVRPSNWRGETTLDDYLKEKDIPGLAGIDTRKLTRLIRQHGTLRGMICGLDVHPAEAAAHLRAMEWPRDQVRRVSTKSAYPSPGRGERVVLIDFGMKHGILRELNKRNCDVIVLPYNATAEEVVSWHPDGVMLSNGPGDPKDVPEAIDMIRGVLGKVPLFGICLGHQLFALACGANTEKLKFGHRGSNHPVKDLRTGKVAITAQNHGYAVTHESLAGTRLEVTHVALNDGTVEGLRHLDFPAFTVQYHPEASPGPEDANPLFDEFLALIREFNKKGEVIHA, encoded by the coding sequence ATGAAACGGCAGCTTGTGTTGGAAGACGGTTCGTTTTTTGTCGGGGAAGCGTTTGGCAGCTTGAAAGACACGACCGGGGAAGTCGTGTTTAACACCGGCATGACTGGATACCAAGAAATTTTGACCGATCCGTCGTATTGCGGACAAATCGTGACGATGACGTATCCGTTGATCGGCAACTACGGCATCAACCGCGATGACTTTGAAGCGATTCGCCCGTACGTGCACGGATTCATCGTGAAAGAGGCGTGCGTGAGGCCGTCCAACTGGCGCGGCGAAACGACGCTCGATGACTATTTAAAAGAAAAAGACATCCCAGGGCTGGCCGGTATCGATACGCGCAAACTGACGCGCCTCATTCGCCAGCACGGAACGCTAAGAGGGATGATTTGCGGCTTGGACGTCCACCCGGCGGAAGCGGCGGCCCACCTGCGGGCGATGGAGTGGCCGCGCGACCAAGTGCGGCGCGTCTCGACGAAAAGCGCCTATCCGAGCCCGGGGCGCGGCGAGCGCGTTGTCTTGATCGATTTTGGGATGAAGCACGGCATTTTGCGCGAGCTCAACAAACGAAATTGCGATGTCATCGTCTTGCCGTACAACGCCACCGCCGAAGAAGTAGTAAGCTGGCATCCGGATGGGGTGATGCTCTCGAACGGCCCGGGCGACCCGAAAGACGTGCCGGAAGCGATCGACATGATTCGCGGGGTTTTGGGCAAAGTGCCGCTCTTTGGCATTTGCCTCGGCCATCAGCTGTTTGCCTTGGCGTGCGGGGCGAATACGGAAAAATTGAAATTCGGCCATCGCGGCTCGAACCATCCGGTGAAAGATTTGCGCACCGGCAAAGTGGCCATCACAGCGCAAAACCACGGATACGCTGTGACGCATGAGTCGCTCGCCGGCACCCGCTTGGAAGTGACGCACGTCGCCTTGAATGACGGCACAGTCGAAGGGCTGCGCCATCTCGATTTCCCGGCATTTACGGTGCAATACCATCCGGAAGCGTCGCCGGGGCCGGAAGATGCCAATCCGCTGTTTGACGAGTTTTTGGCGCTCATCCGCGAGTTCAACAAGAAAGGGGAAGTCATCCATGCCTAA
- a CDS encoding dihydroorotase, translating to MAVWLRNGMSFNEHGQLVRTHIKMEQGNIAAIRHEQPLAADGEEVIDVSGKLIVPGLIDVHVHLREPGGEAKETIETGTLAAAKGGFTTVAAMPNTNPVPDRKEQMEWLSRRIRETAHVHVLPYAAITIGQKGEELTDFAALKEAGAFAFTDDGVGVQSAGMMFEAMKRAAALDMAIVAHCEDDTLKNGGAVHDGDFARRYGLAGIPSVCEAVHIARDVLLAEAAGCHYHVCHISTKESVRVVRDAKRAGIRVTAEVTPHHLLLCDEDIPGLDANYKMNPPLRSRADREALIEGLLDGTIDLIATDHAPHTAAEKAKGIEAAPFGIVGLETAFPLLYTHLVKTGLITLKQLIDWLTIKPAQCFGLDAGRLEVGAPADLTVIDLETEETINPETFASKGNNTPFAGWACQGWPVMTLVGGTIVWEKGRA from the coding sequence ATGGCCGTATGGTTGAGAAATGGCATGTCGTTCAATGAACATGGACAATTGGTACGGACACATATCAAAATGGAACAAGGGAACATTGCGGCGATCCGTCATGAACAGCCGCTTGCAGCCGATGGGGAAGAAGTGATCGATGTCAGCGGCAAACTCATTGTCCCCGGTTTGATTGATGTGCACGTCCATTTGCGCGAGCCGGGCGGCGAAGCGAAAGAAACGATTGAAACGGGCACGCTCGCCGCAGCGAAAGGCGGCTTTACGACGGTGGCGGCGATGCCAAACACGAATCCGGTGCCGGACCGGAAGGAGCAGATGGAGTGGCTTTCGCGCCGCATCCGCGAGACGGCGCACGTCCATGTGCTGCCGTACGCGGCGATTACGATCGGGCAAAAAGGGGAAGAGCTGACCGATTTTGCGGCGTTAAAAGAAGCGGGGGCGTTCGCCTTTACCGATGACGGCGTCGGCGTCCAGTCGGCCGGGATGATGTTCGAAGCGATGAAACGAGCCGCGGCCCTCGATATGGCAATCGTCGCTCACTGTGAAGACGATACATTGAAAAACGGCGGCGCGGTGCATGATGGCGATTTCGCCCGCCGATATGGGCTCGCCGGCATCCCTTCTGTCTGCGAGGCGGTGCACATCGCCCGCGATGTGCTGCTTGCTGAAGCAGCCGGATGCCATTATCACGTCTGCCACATCAGCACGAAAGAATCGGTGCGCGTCGTCCGCGATGCGAAGCGGGCCGGCATCCGCGTCACCGCCGAAGTGACACCGCACCATCTCCTCTTGTGTGATGAGGACATTCCGGGGCTGGATGCGAATTACAAAATGAATCCGCCGCTGCGCAGCCGCGCGGACCGCGAGGCATTGATCGAGGGCCTGCTCGATGGGACGATCGATTTGATCGCCACCGACCACGCACCGCATACGGCGGCGGAAAAAGCAAAAGGGATCGAGGCGGCGCCGTTTGGCATCGTCGGATTGGAAACGGCGTTTCCGCTCTTATATACGCATTTGGTTAAAACGGGCCTCATTACGTTGAAACAGCTTATCGATTGGCTGACGATCAAGCCGGCGCAATGCTTTGGCCTTGACGCCGGACGGCTTGAAGTCGGGGCGCCGGCCGATCTGACGGTCATTGATTTGGAAACAGAAGAAACGATCAATCCAGAGACGTTTGCTTCAAAAGGAAACAATACGCCGTTTGCCGGTTGGGCATGCCAAGGCTGGCCGGTGATGACGTTGGTCGGCGGAACAATCGTATGGGAGAAAGGAAGGGCATAA
- the pyrR gene encoding bifunctional pyr operon transcriptional regulator/uracil phosphoribosyltransferase PyrR produces the protein MQKAVVMDEQAIRRALTRIAHEIIERNKGIDGCVLVGIKTRGIYLARRLAERIEQIEGASVPVGELDITLYRDDLTVKTDDHEPLVKGTNVPFPVNEQKVILVDDVLFTGRTVRAAMDAVMDLGRPARIQLAVLVDRGHRELPIRADFVGKNVPTSSAEVIVVELSEVDGVDQVSIHEK, from the coding sequence ATGCAAAAAGCGGTTGTGATGGATGAGCAGGCGATTCGCCGCGCGTTGACACGCATCGCCCATGAAATCATCGAACGGAACAAAGGCATTGACGGCTGCGTGCTGGTCGGAATTAAAACGCGCGGCATTTACTTGGCGCGCCGCTTGGCCGAGCGGATCGAACAAATTGAAGGGGCGTCCGTTCCGGTCGGTGAACTCGATATTACGCTGTATCGCGACGATTTGACGGTAAAAACGGATGACCATGAGCCGCTTGTGAAAGGGACGAACGTACCGTTTCCGGTGAACGAACAGAAAGTCATTTTGGTTGATGATGTGCTGTTTACCGGCCGGACGGTGCGGGCGGCGATGGATGCGGTCATGGATTTGGGCCGCCCGGCGCGCATCCAGCTCGCCGTGCTCGTTGACCGCGGACACAGGGAACTCCCGATCCGCGCCGATTTCGTCGGCAAAAACGTCCCGACGTCAAGCGCCGAAGTCATTGTCGTCGAATTGTCGGAAGTGGATGGCGTTGATCAAGTATCGATTCATGAAAAATAA
- a CDS encoding aspartate carbamoyltransferase catalytic subunit: protein MTHLLTLGELSLTEINRLLDEAEAFRNGCPWRPAAPMYVANLFFEPSTRTKCSFEMAERKLGLHVIPFDPEHSSVQKGETLYDTVRTLEAIGVDAVVIRHHEDAYFEALRHSVGVSIINAGDGCGHHPTQSLLDLLTIRQEFGAFAGLMVAIIGDIRHSRVARSNAEVLTRLGANVLFASPDEWKDETNVHGMYVDLDEAVAKADVVMLLRIQHERHAEKMGLTKEEYHRQYGLTLERARQMKPGAIILHPAPVNRGVEIASELVEAKPSRIFKQMENGVYVRMAVLKRAMEGRMQYGRMVEKWHVVQ from the coding sequence ATGACCCATCTGCTGACACTAGGTGAACTGTCTTTGACGGAAATCAACCGTTTGCTCGATGAAGCGGAAGCGTTTCGCAACGGGTGCCCGTGGCGTCCGGCGGCACCGATGTATGTGGCCAACTTGTTTTTCGAACCGAGCACGCGCACGAAATGCAGCTTCGAGATGGCGGAACGAAAGTTAGGGCTTCACGTCATTCCGTTTGACCCAGAACACTCGAGCGTGCAAAAAGGGGAAACGCTGTACGACACGGTAAGAACGCTGGAAGCGATCGGTGTTGACGCTGTTGTCATCCGCCATCACGAAGATGCCTATTTCGAAGCGCTCCGTCATTCGGTCGGCGTTTCGATCATTAACGCCGGCGACGGCTGCGGGCACCATCCGACTCAATCGCTCCTCGATCTGCTCACGATTCGCCAAGAGTTCGGTGCGTTTGCCGGGCTGATGGTGGCGATCATCGGCGACATCCGCCATAGCCGCGTCGCCCGCTCCAATGCGGAAGTGCTCACAAGGCTCGGCGCGAACGTCCTGTTCGCCAGCCCGGACGAGTGGAAAGACGAGACGAATGTGCACGGGATGTATGTTGATCTCGACGAGGCGGTGGCGAAAGCGGATGTCGTCATGCTCCTGCGCATCCAGCACGAGCGTCACGCTGAAAAAATGGGATTGACAAAAGAAGAGTACCACCGACAATACGGGCTGACGCTCGAACGGGCGCGGCAGATGAAGCCGGGCGCCATCATCTTGCACCCGGCGCCGGTCAACCGCGGGGTCGAAATTGCGAGCGAACTGGTTGAAGCGAAACCGTCACGCATTTTTAAACAAATGGAAAACGGCGTCTACGTGCGGATGGCGGTCTTAAAACGGGCAATGGAAGGGAGAATGCAATATGGCCGTATGGTTGAGAAATGGCATGTCGTTCAATGA
- a CDS encoding RluA family pseudouridine synthase, producing the protein METITFHIEEEYDGERIDKVIAALNGEWSRSQVQQWIKNGLVTVNGRTVKANYKCEAGDSVAVSPPDPEPLHVEPEPIPLDIYYEDEDVLVVNKPRGMVVHPAPGHMRGTLVNALLAHCRDLSGINGVLRPGIVHRIDKDTSGLLMVAKNDAAHRSLVEQLVNKTVTRRYKAIVHGVIPHDYGTIDAPIGRDKRDRKKMAVTEENGKEAVTHFRVLERFRHYTYVECQLETGRTHQIRVHMKYIGYPLAGDPQYGSKKTLSIDGQALHAGVLGFRHPRSGDYLEFDAPLPPEFAELLEWLRKND; encoded by the coding sequence ATGGAGACGATCACCTTTCACATCGAAGAAGAATATGACGGCGAGCGGATCGATAAAGTGATCGCGGCGCTAAATGGCGAATGGTCGCGTTCGCAAGTGCAGCAATGGATCAAAAACGGGCTCGTGACGGTCAACGGCCGCACGGTGAAGGCGAATTACAAATGCGAAGCGGGCGACTCGGTCGCCGTCTCACCGCCGGATCCGGAGCCGCTTCATGTGGAGCCGGAGCCGATTCCGCTTGACATTTATTACGAAGACGAGGATGTTCTTGTCGTCAACAAACCGCGCGGCATGGTCGTCCACCCGGCGCCTGGGCATATGCGCGGCACGTTGGTGAACGCTTTGCTCGCCCATTGCCGTGACCTCTCCGGCATCAACGGCGTGCTGCGCCCCGGCATCGTCCACCGGATTGACAAAGATACATCAGGACTGTTGATGGTGGCAAAAAATGACGCCGCCCATCGCTCGCTTGTTGAGCAGCTCGTCAACAAAACGGTGACGCGCCGCTACAAGGCGATCGTCCATGGCGTCATTCCGCACGATTACGGCACGATTGACGCGCCGATCGGCCGCGACAAACGCGACCGAAAAAAAATGGCGGTCACTGAAGAAAACGGCAAGGAAGCGGTCACCCATTTCCGCGTCCTCGAGCGGTTCCGCCATTATACGTATGTGGAGTGCCAACTGGAAACGGGGCGGACGCATCAAATTCGCGTCCATATGAAATACATCGGCTATCCGCTCGCCGGCGACCCGCAATATGGGTCGAAAAAGACGCTTTCGATCGACGGTCAGGCGCTTCATGCTGGGGTGCTTGGCTTCCGTCATCCGCGGAGCGGCGACTATTTGGAATTTGACGCGCCGCTGCCACCGGAGTTTGCCGAACTGCTCGAATGGCTGCGAAAAAACGATTGA